One Pseudomonas sp. AN-1 genomic region harbors:
- a CDS encoding acetyl-CoA C-acyltransferase, with protein sequence MQANPNDAVIVSTARTALTKSFRGSFNDTEAPVLGGHVVRAVVERAGIEPGAVEDVIMGAAVQQGTQAYNIGRLCAYTGGLPDTVPGMALDRMCASGLMTIGVAAKGIMTGELGVAVAGGVESLSLTQTKHKNSYRAQSLAVQEVVPAAYIPMLETAEIVSRRYGISRAAQDEYSLQSQQRTAAAQAAGLFADEIVPLAARKLCFDKEGNPTGHEEVLADRDECNRPSTRLEDLAALKPVWKDGKWVPQGEFITAGNASQFSDGAAATLLMSRAEAARRGMAPLGVYRGIAVAGCAPEEMGIGPVFAVPKLLNRFGLTVADIGLWEINEAFACQVIHCRNVLGIPNDRLNVNGGAIAIGHPFGMSGARMVGHALLEGRRRGVRYVVVAMCIGGGMGAAGLFEIA encoded by the coding sequence ATGCAAGCCAATCCGAACGATGCGGTGATCGTATCCACCGCGCGCACCGCGCTGACCAAGTCCTTCCGCGGCTCCTTCAACGATACCGAGGCGCCGGTGCTCGGCGGCCACGTGGTGCGCGCGGTGGTCGAGCGCGCCGGCATCGAGCCGGGCGCGGTGGAGGACGTGATCATGGGCGCGGCGGTGCAGCAGGGCACCCAGGCCTACAACATCGGCCGCCTGTGCGCCTACACCGGCGGCCTGCCGGACACGGTGCCGGGCATGGCGCTGGACCGCATGTGCGCCTCCGGCCTGATGACCATCGGCGTCGCCGCCAAGGGCATCATGACCGGCGAGCTGGGCGTGGCGGTGGCCGGCGGCGTCGAGTCGCTGTCGCTGACCCAGACCAAGCACAAGAACAGCTATCGCGCACAGTCGCTGGCGGTGCAGGAAGTGGTGCCGGCGGCCTACATCCCGATGCTGGAGACCGCCGAGATCGTCTCGCGCCGCTACGGCATCTCGCGCGCCGCCCAGGACGAGTATTCCCTGCAGAGCCAGCAGCGCACCGCCGCGGCGCAGGCCGCCGGGCTGTTCGCCGACGAGATCGTGCCGCTTGCCGCGCGCAAGCTGTGCTTCGACAAGGAGGGCAACCCGACCGGCCACGAGGAGGTGCTCGCTGACCGCGACGAGTGCAACCGCCCGTCGACCAGGCTGGAGGATCTCGCCGCGCTCAAGCCGGTGTGGAAGGACGGCAAGTGGGTGCCGCAGGGCGAGTTCATCACCGCCGGCAACGCCTCGCAGTTCTCCGACGGCGCCGCGGCGACCCTGCTGATGAGCCGCGCCGAGGCGGCGCGCCGCGGCATGGCGCCGCTCGGCGTGTACCGCGGCATCGCCGTGGCCGGTTGCGCGCCGGAGGAGATGGGCATCGGCCCGGTGTTCGCCGTGCCCAAGCTGCTCAACCGCTTCGGCCTCACCGTGGCCGACATCGGCCTGTGGGAGATCAACGAGGCCTTCGCCTGCCAGGTGATCCACTGCCGCAACGTGCTGGGCATCCCCAACGACCGCCTCAACGTCAACGGCGGCGCCATCGCCATCGGCCACCCGTTCGGCATGTCCGGAGCGCGCATGGTCGGCCACGCCCTGCTGGAAGGCCGTCGCCGCGGCGTGCGCTACGTGGTGGTGGCCATGTGCATCGGCGGCGGCATGGGTGCTGCCGGGCTGTTCGAGATCGCCTGA
- a CDS encoding MaoC family dehydratase, with the protein MTTIYSSAEQLLAAEGQDLGATDWIEIDQARVNLFAEATGDHQWIHVDPVRAASGPFGGCIAHGYLTLSLVNLFLPQLIQVDNLRMGVNYGCDRVRFPAPVKVGARIRGRGEVVRVEQVGAAVQATVRVSVEIEGGERPGCVVDTISRYTFN; encoded by the coding sequence ATGACCACCATCTATTCCAGCGCCGAACAGCTGCTCGCCGCCGAGGGCCAGGATCTGGGTGCCACCGACTGGATCGAGATCGACCAGGCGCGGGTCAACCTGTTCGCCGAGGCCACCGGCGACCACCAGTGGATCCACGTCGATCCGGTGCGCGCCGCCAGCGGCCCGTTCGGCGGCTGCATCGCCCACGGCTACCTGACCCTGTCGCTGGTCAACCTGTTCCTGCCGCAGCTGATCCAGGTCGACAACCTGCGCATGGGCGTCAACTACGGCTGCGACCGCGTGCGCTTCCCGGCGCCGGTCAAGGTCGGCGCGCGCATCCGCGGGCGCGGCGAGGTGGTGCGCGTCGAGCAGGTCGGCGCGGCGGTGCAGGCCACCGTGCGGGTCAGCGTCGAGATCGAGGGCGGCGAGCGCCCGGGCTGCGTGGTCGACACCATCAGCCGCTACACCTTCAACTGA
- a CDS encoding SDR family oxidoreductase, which yields MRQAPPYVPGHQLLAGKSVLITAAAGAGIGFAAAKRCAEEGCRALMISDIHPRRLEEAVERLKAETGLEAVYGQLCNVAVEEEVQALIAAAEDCLGGVDVLINNAGLGGQKRVTEMSDEEWSRVLDITLTGTFRMTRAMLPHMQGRGRGVIVNNASVLGWRAQKEQAHYAAAKAGVMALTRCSALEAAEFGVRINAVSPSIALHDFLKKASSEELLAQLASREAFGRAAEVWEVANVMVFLASDYASYMTGEVLSVSSQQA from the coding sequence ATGCGACAAGCTCCCCCCTACGTTCCCGGCCACCAGCTGCTGGCCGGCAAGTCCGTCCTGATCACCGCCGCCGCCGGCGCCGGCATCGGTTTCGCCGCCGCCAAGCGCTGCGCGGAGGAGGGCTGCCGGGCGCTGATGATCTCCGACATCCACCCGCGCCGCCTGGAAGAGGCGGTCGAGCGCCTCAAGGCCGAGACCGGCCTCGAAGCCGTCTACGGCCAGCTGTGCAACGTCGCCGTGGAAGAAGAAGTGCAGGCGCTGATCGCCGCCGCCGAGGACTGCCTGGGCGGCGTCGACGTGCTGATCAACAACGCCGGGCTCGGCGGCCAGAAGCGCGTCACCGAGATGAGCGACGAGGAGTGGTCGCGGGTGCTCGACATCACCCTGACCGGCACCTTCCGCATGACCCGCGCCATGCTGCCGCACATGCAGGGCCGCGGCCGCGGGGTGATCGTCAACAACGCCTCGGTGCTCGGCTGGCGCGCGCAGAAGGAGCAGGCCCACTACGCCGCGGCCAAGGCCGGGGTGATGGCGCTGACCCGCTGCAGCGCACTGGAAGCCGCTGAGTTCGGCGTGCGCATCAACGCGGTGTCGCCGTCCATCGCCCTGCACGACTTCCTCAAGAAGGCTTCCAGCGAGGAGCTGCTCGCCCAGCTGGCCAGCCGCGAGGCCTTCGGCCGCGCCGCCGAGGTCTGGGAAGTGGCCAACGTGATGGTCTTCCTGGCCAGCGACTACGCCTCCTACATGACCGGCGAAGTGCTGTCGGTCAGCTCCCAGCAGGCCTGA